One window of Dermacentor andersoni chromosome 7, qqDerAnde1_hic_scaffold, whole genome shotgun sequence genomic DNA carries:
- the LOC126534114 gene encoding mitochondrial basic amino acids transporter-like — MAVDFAAGCLGGCAGVIVGHPFDTIKVRLQTQDGLSHRYKGSIDCFKSLLRTEKVAGLYRGMSSPMAGVALVNAVVFGVYGYSQKRLGNDIWAHGASGALAGAVQSIISSPIELAKTRLQIQGESGGRALYKGPVDCLRQLLRTEGLRGAFRGLGSTVLRDAPGFGVYFASYEQMVRAGASGPASLMAAGGLAGVFSWMACYPMDVLKSRLQVDGMRGPRRYKGLLDCAVQSYRQEGLAVFTRGLNSTLLRAFPTNAAIFTVVTWVIRLCDPDARPTKEPVTHLAMTQHHHHFHPQHHHVMHFDPELYVSRVLAMAWDDIHFHF; from the exons GGTGTGCTGGTGTTATAGTTGGACATCCTTTCGACACCATAAAG GTCCGCTTACAGACCCAAGATGGTTTATCTCATAGGTACAAAGGAAGCATCGATTGCTTCAAGAGTTTACTGAGAACAGAGAAG GTGGCGGGCCTCTACCGAGGAATGTCGTCGCCGATGGCTGGCGTGGCACTGGTGAACGCTGTGGTGTTCGGCGTGTACGGCTACTCCCAGAAGCGCCTCGGTAACGATATCTGGGCACACGGAGCCTCCGGTGCCCTGGCCGGTGCCGTGCAGAGCATCATCAGCAGTCCGATAGAGTTGGCCAAGACGAGGTTACAA ATCCAAGGCGAGAGCGGCGGCCGCGCACTGTACAAGGGCCCCGTGGACTGCCTGCGGCAGTTGCTCAGGACGGAGGGCTTGCGCGGCGCCTTCCGAGgcctcggctcgaccgtgctccgagACGCGCCGGGATTCGGCGTCTACTTCGCCAGCTACGAGCAGATGGTGCGCGCAGGCGCCAGCGGACCCGCCAGCTTGATGGCCGCCGGCGGGCTCGCGGGCGTCTTCTCCTGGATGGCCTGCTACCCGATGGACGTGCTCAAGTCCAGGCTCCAGGTGGACGGCATGAGAGGACCGCGGAG GTACAAAGGTCTCTTGGACTGCGCCGTTCAAAGCTACCGCCAGGAAGGTCTGGCCGTCTTTACCCGCGGCCTCAACTCCACCCTCCTGCGAGCATTCCCCACCAATGCCGCCATATTCACCGTGGTGACGTGGGTGATCCGGCTGTGCGACCCGGATGCTAGGCCGACCAAGGAGCCCGTCACGCATCTGGCCATGACGCAGCACCATCATCACTTTCACCCTCAGCACCACCACGTCATGCACTTTGACCCTGAGCTTTACGTCAGCAGAGTCCTGGCCATGGCGTGGGACGATATACACTTTCATTTTTGA